Below is a genomic region from Erigeron canadensis isolate Cc75 chromosome 7, C_canadensis_v1, whole genome shotgun sequence.
cccagtaaagaactttgaacaaaatgtacgaaaagggcataagtgaactcacagtgatctggtacagtaCGGTTATTGAGCACAGcgaacaagcacagagatagatagattatatctatcaaaatccaagcacCTTGACAGAAACCTAAGTACACGTTGTTGTACACatgatatgtacatatattagacTTAGTGATTAATTCATCAcgaaaatgttcttgatgatccgatgatttggtccttgaaGAACTTaaaacgttttgactcaaaagagttttaaatgaactttaagtacatgaactggactcgaactgatcGTCTTTGAACTCatacataagtacttatcgtattAATGAGTTGACCATGTCTTTAATGATGAACCTTTAGTCTTTAGAACTCAATTTAATTGATCATAGAACTCatactttgataatcaagatagaacatgttttATTTGTACTTAGTTAGGGTTTGCGCTTTGTACGTCGTCTTAGATCGAACCATGATCTAGCTTAGATGTTAATGAACAgcctttaatgtgtttaatcaagtAATGGTGTTGTTACGAACTGATTAGATGATTAAGGATCACGTGTGGTGCGTTAAAGAACGAGTACAAGTTGGTAAATGATGAACACAAGATCGTCTAGGGTTTTTAGatgtcaagatcgtttcaaggtgtTGATCAAAACAGATCGTTCCAAGGCTTCATCAGTTTAGGTCGTTTTGCTGCTTTATCATTTAGGTCGTTCTACTGCTTCGTCctttagatcgttctactgcTTTATCATTTAGGTCGTTTCACTTGCATAGCCTatttagatcgttctggttcagctccatttagatcgtttaGGGTATTCGGTTCTTCAGAACTCATAACATGACTAAAATGATTTCGTGAATATGTAACAGAGTTGTCCTTGGGTTTAAGTCGGGATGGCTATATAACAGAAGAGATCGTTTTGCCCTAGGCACCTTTGGATCGTTTTGTGTGAGCTTCAAAGGGATCGTTTCACAATTTAATCAAACAGATCGTTTTAGGAACTTGAGGGAAGTAAAACGATCTGattaagatcgtttcaaaaCCACATATACAGCAACTAGGTTCTGATCGATTAACACATCAGACTCAAGCCATGATTCGAATCAGAATTCCATTTGAGCTAAATCGATCACTGATCAGTTACCCCTATGTGAACCAAGACCGAACCACACTTCAATCACAACAAAAACGAGCAGCAGCAGTAGCAGGTCAAGAACGTAAATACGAGTCCAGACAACCAAGAAATCAAGTCTATATAGAGGTCTAAGTCGAGTTTGGAACGTGTTAGAACATTTTATTAGTACATATTATCATGATAACACTACTCTCTTATCACATTTTTAGATTTCAGAATCGAACTAACACGTGAACACTTGGtgttttcaagaacaagttatgttcatatttgaaaaatgggtttggcaatttaatcacgttatgacccaaatttgttcaccaaaatgatgttaaacacatttagacacaaacctattgcttataaacatgatttcttaacaaaaatcggaccaaattatcaagaacaagaacataaaaagtacacttttatttcgatcaaattctcaaaaagatgttgttattacctgtgatttgattctagaaacgtgttttgatcgtcacaaggaacccaaaagtacaagtgattttactcaaacaacccaaaaatcaaaatgatgatttttagtgtgtgaaaatggtggtggaggtgttcctgactatgtgtttttagagagagagtgagaaatggaggtggtgaatgaatagtgaattttttcacactacaacattctatttataccttttccaaatgaatgcactaggtatttccaagggactatttgtgaacattttgcactagaacacttatggatacgaacatttatgaaccgaaccttcatattttatcgaattaattcataatccgtcacataaatcaagatttaagatctaattgatcttcaaataagcacatattttgaatctaaagtacgtcaagaacttaagtagattggactgtctagccgttcagatggcgaaagtaggatctaagaacttaattagaatattcgtaaggcggttgttacacatgttctttctcaaccaAAAATCATTACGAAGATACTTACCGACAACATCAGCtaaaccatcatcacttggattgataatccaattATTTCTAAGTTCATGTAAgtcttcttcacataaactcctgaaatgtctctTACACcaagctaagtactgacaaccttctggtcttttaagaacaaacagcttcagttcatcatcataaaaccaactccagatgattgtcttgtactttgcagcatctttgtctgagatatgagtccaatacaaatttggtttccaAGTTTCCCTATCGACTATCCATTCATTAATTCTTCTTTCGGgcacatgtcgatcaaccacATGTAAtggatcatcatctctgagaggaactggaaaatcattttgactgaatggtcttgtcaagttaatctcataatcagaaggaatcaatgcatcaccattcttagcatatacaacaaagtgtaaaactttagtttggctactgaatggaacttgaatCATTCTTTTccgaacatctgatctcttcagATCTAACACCCTACTTTCttcaatcgatggatcttcaggaattgagtcccaaacttcatcaaacccataaggcttcttgaatatgtttaggtttggttcaggaacaaattcaccttcctcgagttcatcaccatcaaagaataaatctgtataatctggatcatctattaagatttacacaaaatgaacaccaaaatacaaagaataatcatgataattataataaagatgaaatgtaattgtattgaaataagatagattacatttacatgtcataacttattacatacaatcgaatatacattctatctaaataatctttatcataatcaaaatcagaaacctgaatcacgaggaacaccagaaggaccagcaccaacACCAGAATGACCAgcatgagaagtatcacctcttGTCTCCCCCTCAAGCTCTACACCCTTTCCTTTGTTTTCAACTGGCGAGAATCATTCCtttcaccagcattatcagcatcatcatcgtcattctgacgtcttggttgaaccaCTGACAATCTACAaatctcttcaggaacttctcccccttgattcttgacccagttgatcaaaaatgtcaaGGCTGCTCGGGTATCgatgagatcagactccaaagtacgAACCTGAGTTTCcagaagatcaacacgacgaacAAGCGAAGAATCTGAAGGAAGTCTGTAGGATAAGGAAGGAGCCACCAGAGGACGCAATACTTGTGCTTGAGAAACAGcaggaacaacagcagcagttggtcttggaggatcaggaatCGCTACTGAAgtagcttcaacaacacgtctaCGCTTAGTTCTGGTATAGTTAAGACCAGCACCCCCTGTCTgtttcaccggactaaccgaactggcTCTGTTCACGGGATCATCCATATCGTCAAAAATTCCACGCAGTTCAGAATCATTCTGAGCAataacatcaggatcaatctgagCAGCACGGTCAGGATTATGGCTATCAGAAATAGCAGGAACAACATGACATGCCTTACTCCGACGCTCTCTATGTAAAGCAGCACCATCCTGAACAAAAGACTGATGTGAATGATCACTTTCGGAAGCAGCAGAGACATCATGAACCAACTTAGTTCGACGCTCATTAGCAGattcatctgtgtctgtctcgGTTGCAGTAGCAGAACTGTCTGAACTATCGGCTACACCTTCATCATTCCCATCATCAGAACTATCAGAATCATCActtgaatcatcatcagaatcattagCAGAAGCATTCTCAGAACTTTCTGAgtcatcagaatcagaatcttcatcattatcatccacaaacatatcattctcaagatgagatcgatagtttggattaatcaagtgaccaaaaagtggtggatcattaagaccagccacattacgtgtatttgcttcaagatcagcaaaaagacgcgaaggccaagcattaagaacgtagcgaggaccttggtcatacacTAAGTTAGGACAGAAATGTCTAACTATGGCCATAACAAACCGAGGATATAAgagaaatctcttcctccccctggcattaatctgatcaagaaACTCCTGATAAAAGTATCtcgagaaaggataaggtcgattatacactaatgcaaccatctgcgacgcaatctgagcagacagttgattaaaaccagccttgcgattgctcaaacacacgagcaatgcatacgcaagatatctccatcttccctgaaaaccccATTCTCTAAAAACATCtaagaagaagttcaaactcaTACGTCAACTCTACTTCTTCCTCTGCTTCTACCTCTGGTTCTGCACCTAAATGCAAAACAGTACGAAGCGTTGCAGCGTTGAAGTCAAATGTAATCCCTCcaacagtagcacgtacaaaattatgtccttcaaccataacttcatgagcagttgACCAAAAGGAGTCTATATACTGCCTAACAAGTCTAGGCGAATCAcagaaagcaaaaaataatctcGATCGAGCGATGTAATCGAACatctcatgaaaatgttcgctgTTATGATGATCCGTATCAAGATTAAGTGCGAGATTatgtttcttcacaaactgacgcggagcgagagccatttctgcaaaacaaatcacaatatcaaaacaaatataaaataagcacGGTAAATGAATTGCAGACTTGAAAGACCTAATCAATAATTTCGTAAAGTAAAACTGCACAAAATTATTCGTTAAGTTgagttcataaattataaactgtACGAAATTAATcactaaattcgttaagtatacaggaACGAAGATGTAATCTAAGTTCGTAAGCTATAAAGGAACGAAGATAAAtcctaaattcgtaagaactaaaccgaagttttcacctaacgaagtctaaattcgtaaggtctaaactggGCATGCatgttcgtaagttataacttatattctaagttcgtaacttataaacgaaatctaagttcgtttggaTAGAAACTAACTTCGTAAGCTTTGCTAAGAAACTAAGTTCGTTAAgccttgctaagttcgttccttatcaactaaattctaagttcgtaaggcataagtTGGTAAGGCATAATCGAAagctaacttcgtttctaccaaaGCTAACTTCGTTCGAACTAAAATCTAAGTTCGttttcacaaatctaaattcgtttgggtAAACCAGTTTAATgatcacaaaaatatatatatatatatataatcaaaacgaatcaaatcgaagatatatataaaacctagaTCGTTTTTGTGGACGAAAATAAGatcaaaaacttacttagatcacgatttgcaaaacaaatcaaGGAAACGAAGTagatagagagaaaagaaaagattttggggtttttagggttttggtcgtgggaaaataagagtaattttcgttcgaagaaaaacccctttatatagtgaaataaaaaTGGGTTATCTATGGGTCGGGCTAAAATCCATTCACGAAGTTATCCAAACGAAGATAGCCTTCGTTTGGACAAATTAATTTCTAACTATAAgaacgaagataacagttatcttcgtaagaacaaatcaaagttagaaaatatttcaGATTTCAACTAAGTTCATaaaagtttttcagattttcatcaaagcgatcttccaaaacacgacccttcatcgcaatctgtacatagcaaaaactcgttagaaagcaacctgttcatgccttgtactaaaaagtgCTATCAtccaaattcatcatcataatgtaagtatataaccgaacattataatcttgaataaaaacccatggtttaaacactaaccatcaacaaacctgaaaataatcaatttatatatgaacctcattaccaatgacgattatgacaccgagaacttcctttgatcatggatatgcgtgacggcaaaccatcttgaaacacttaagtcccatactagatgccgtcaaaactaacaaacaatgaacaatccaacaaaaattcactgaagaacttagtaaagtttccaaaagtatgtcataaatcacagcatgaaattcaaaggaaactaatatcaaatttgattattttcattaaatacatgaatcataaagtaaataactaCTCCAAAggcaagttcatgtattcatccttcacatgctcaaatctgcatcacaaatattatcactacacaccaaggatcttatcgtcatgatatcatccgtataaataacaatgtattaacagaaatcagcactccaactttatcttcttaacctgaacactgcacacttactacAAAACTCATTAACACATtaagaacaaaacagtataatgcagaaaattcaagctacaaacacactcaattagggttaacaaatatgaaataactaaaaatctaacaaaagatcaagggaggtcatttcttgtcaaaccctaaaatgtcaccaagttattaatcaaattcttaacttgtaaaaaattaaaattgtgagatttcaaataactttgacatttcacataacacttgaaagatcattttctaaacttaaacaaattaatgtccatattagaaaatcttctttgtaaacctgATTAGATtaggttagcatgttacataagcctgcgggtgag
It encodes:
- the LOC122609176 gene encoding dentin sialophosphoprotein-like encodes the protein MPGGGRDFSYILDSDSDDSESSENASANDSDDDSSDDSDSSDDGNDEGVADSSDSSATATETDTDESANERRTKLVHDVSAASESDHSHQSFVQDGAALHRERRSKACHVVPAISDSHNPDRAAQIDPDVIAQNDSELRGIFDDMDDPVNRASSVSPVKQTGGAGLNYTRTKRRRVVEATSVAIPDPPRPTAAVVPAVSQAQVLRPLVAPSLSYRLPSDSSLVRRVDLLETQIWKLLAGWFLLVTWLGLPQKQHEVKIGGSALVVRSFSHIYFG